Part of the Trueperaceae bacterium genome, CTTGCTGCTGCATCCCTACAACCTCGCCAGCAAGCAACTCCTTGGCCTCCAACCGAGTTATGTGCCTTGCTGCCCGGTGTTCGCATACCGAACTAAAGTTTCCGAGCCCTGGAGTCGCCGTCCTCGGCCCGATACAGCCGATAATTCCGGCCAGACACACCGTTGAGCAGCAGGCAAGTGGATAGGAACGGACTTCAGGTTCGACTGTAAGCCGGTCGACGTGAACGGCGACCGCCGGTTGACGATGGTGACCGTTCGACATCTACGTCTCCACGATTTCGGCCTGGGCCCGATGGAATGTATCGGCAGAAACTCGGCAACTGCTGAGCTCGATCTGGAAGACACTCATCCGGCCCGTTTTCCAGCCGGGGGTGACCCTCTCGTTGGTTGAGCTCGGCCCCCAGCTCCTCTCTTCCGTTTGACAACTCGCATGTCTTTCCAATACTGTGAATTCCAACTACAGGATTACCATTCCACTGATTGGAATTCTAGATGGTCGAAGCAGTCGACAGGACGGTCAACCTCATCGAGCAATTGGCCCAGAACCCCGGGGGGATCGGGGTAGCCAACCTCGCGAAGAACGTTGGTCTGGCGGGCAGCACGACTCACCGCTATCTCGCGGCGCTGCAGGAGCGTGGGCTGGTGGAGCAGGACGAGCAGAAGAACTATCGGCTCACGCCGCGTCTCTACCTGCTGGGCCTGTCGGCCGCAGCCGGCTTCGACCTGGAGAGGCAGGCCCGGGTGAGCCTGGAGCGCCTCACCAAGCAGACTGGAGAGACCTCGTGCTTGATGATCCGGGACGGCCGCTACTCGGTATGCGTCGCTCAAACGGATGCCCATCATCAGCTCAAGATCGCAGCCAGGGTGGGCAGTCGCCAGGACATCCGGCTGGGCGCAACCTCACGACTTCTTCTCGCTTACGCACCCGAGGAGGAGCGCGAGGCCATCCTGCTGGAACCGGCTCCTCGGGCGCGCACCAAGAAGACCGTCACCGACCCGAAGGCGATCCGCGAGATACTCGACGAGATTACCGAGCAAGGCTATTACGTGAGTGTCGGCGAGGTCGACGAGGGGGTGCTGGCCATAGCCGCTCCGGTTCGCGACCGGTCTGCTGAAGTCGTTGCGGCGATTGCCCTTGCCGCCCCCGAGTCCAGGCTAGGCGCTCCCGACGTGCTCGAAGAGGCTATCGCGCTCGTAGTTCGGGAGGCCGCCGATCTCTCGTTCAAACTCGGCTTCGTCGACAGCTCCCGGCTACGGGTGCCGACTGCCTAGCACCTGAATCACGTGGCGCGTTGGCCCCTTGGCTGACGCCTTGCGCCCGGCCGAAACGGAAGGCATGCTCACCGCCCCGAGGTCCCAAATCCTCTCAACGCCCAGCAACCGAACCTACTCCCTCCCGGCCCCGAAACCTCCTCCTCAGACGCGAAAGGAACGGCATGAAGAGACTCGGAATACTCCTACTCACGGCCCTTATCGGCATCGGCTTGGCGCAGGAAGACACCCTCAGGGTGCTGCTCAGCTCCGAGCTGACCACCCTCGACCCGCAGATAACGACCGATACCGACTCGGCCGCGGTTCGCTACCAGATCTACAATGGCCTGCTCAAGATGACGGAATCCGGCGAGGCCGTGCCCGACCTCGCCGAGAGCTGGGAGATAAGCGAGGACGGCACCCAGTACACCTTCCAGCTACGCCCCGGGGTCACCTTCCACGACGGTGCACCCCTGAACGCGCAGGCGGTCAAGGCCTCCTTCGAACGGCTGCTCGCGGAGGATAGAGACACCAGCGCGAGCGCCTACTTCAAGCCGATCGTGGAAAGCGTCGAGGTCGTCGACGACCTGACCGTACGGTTCACGCTCAACGAGCCGTTCGCACCGTTTCTCAACACGCTGGCTCACCCGGCCGGGCACATCGTGAGTCCCCTCGCCATCGAGCAGTACGGCGAAGAGCTTGGCATGCACCCGGTAGGTACCGGCCCGTACCAGTTCAGCGAGTGGGTTCGTGGTGAAAGGCTCGTGCTGGAGCGCTTCGACGACTACTTCGAAGGCCCTGCCCCCATGGCCGCGATCGAATACAGGATCATTCCGGAGGCAGCTACCAGAGTCGCCCTGCTCGAAACCGACGAGGCAGACATAATCCTGCGCGTCACCCCCGACGAAGCGAAGCGACTCGCCCAGAATCCCGAAATCAAGCTCGAGACCACGCCGACCGCCCGAGCGATGTTCATGGCGATCAACATGACCCGAGAGCCGTTCGACGACAAGCGTGTTCGGCAGGCAATCAACCACGCCGTGAACGTGCGCGAGATCATCACTGCGCTCTTCGGCGAAGAGGTACCGCAGCTCGACTCTCCGTTGGCGCCCGGCGTCTTCGGCTATAACCCGACGCGAACCTACGAATTCGATCCGGAGCGCGCCCGTGAGCTCCTGGCCGAGGCCGGCTACGAGGCTGGCGACATCAGCATCGACCTCTGGTCGCCCAGCGGTCGTTATGTTCAAGACGCGACGGTTGCGCAAGCGGTCGCGCAGCAGCTCGAGGCCTTCGGCTTCGACGTCAACCTCCGGCTCTTCGGTGACTTCAGCGAGTACATCGAGGTCGCGTTCGTGGAAGACCGCGGCGACATGATGCTGCTCGGCTGGTCCCCCTCGACGCTGGAGGCAGAGGGAGGTCTCTACCAAATCCTCCACGGCGATCACGCCAACAAGTTCGCTAACAACTCTGGATTCGACAACCCTGAATTCAACCGGCTCATCGAGGAAGCCCGGTCCATGACCAGCGAAGAGGATCGGCTCGCCGCCTACGCTCAGGCACAGGAGATCGTCATGGAGGAAGCTCCCTGGCTCTTCCTCTACCCCCAACCGGTCATAACCGCGATGAGAGCGAACGTCCATGACGTGGTCATCCTGCCCTCCGAGCACCTGGTGCTACGCGAGGCCTGGAAGGAGTAAGGGCAGTTGTACCTGGCGCGCCGGCTCCTGGAGATAATCCCCGTGCTGTTCGCGGTGACTTTCATAGTCTTCGTCTCCGTGCGGCTCATTCCCGGGGATCCGGCGCGCACCATAGCTGGACTCGAGGCCAGCGCGGAAACGGTCAGGGCGATCCGCGAGGATCTGGGCCTCGACCAACCGCTGCTGTCCCAGTATGTCGTCTTCCTCAAGAACGCCATCGGCGGGGACCTAGGAGAGTCGTACTATTACGGAACCGAGGTGGTGGACGAAGTGCTACGGCGCTTCCCCGCCACCCTCCTCCTCGCCATCTCCGGACTTGCGGTGTCGGTCCTGGTCGGCATGTTCGTGGGCACGCTATCGGCCGTGAACAAGGGCTCGCTCATGGACCGCGGCACACTGATCTTCGCCATCGGCGGCATAAGCATGCCGTCGTTCTGGCTGGCGCTGATCCTGATCATTATCTTCGCAGTGAAACTTCAATGGCTTCCGGCTGGTGGTTACGGCACCTGGCAGCATCTGGTGCTTCCCGCGATCACGTTGGGCTTGTTCGGCGCGGGAACCATAGCCCGCCTCACTCGGTCGAGCGTCCTCGAGGTGCTACGCCAGGACTACGTTCGCACCGCGCGTTCCAAAGGCCTTCCCGGCCAGGTGATCCTGCTCAAGCATGCGTTGAAGAACGCGCTGATCCCGGTGATCACCGTCCTCGGACTGCAACTGGGCGCCTTCTTGAGCCGTGCTGTCGTTACCGAGACCGTCTTCGGCTGGCCTGGAATAGCGCGCCTCACGGTCACCGCCGTCCTGGATCGAGACTTCCCGCTCATTCAGGGCACCGTGCTCTGGCTGGCGATCGTCTTCATCGCGGCCAATCTCCTCGTCGACCTCGTCTACTCGCTCATAGATCCGCGGATCAGGTACGCGTAACCGTGGCCCGCTCACCGACAATCGGTGAAGATCGGTCGGAGAAAAACGGCGCGCCCGCTCGCCCCGCCTTCTGGCGTTCGCGGGTGTTTCGGACCCTCTGGAAGGACCCGTGGACCATCATGGGCGGGGTCATCGTCCTGCTCTTCATCCTGATGGCGATCCTGGCTCCTTGGCTCGCCCCCTACGACCCGACCCTGGGGAACATCCTCGCGAGATTGGAACCGCCCTCGCTCGAACACTGGTTCGGCACCGACGGGCTGGGCCGCGACCTGTTTTCGCGGGTGATCTACGGCGCTCGGCTCTCGGCGATCGTCGGTTTCTCATCCGTGATGTTCTCCGGCGCGTTGGGCATATTCATGGGTGCGGTCGCCGGCTACTTCGAGGGCTGGACCGACACGCTCGTCGGGCGGAGCGTCGACACCATGCTGGCTTTCCCAGGAATCCTACTCGCCATCCTGGTACTGGCGGTGTTGGGACCAGGACTCACCAGCGTGATCATCGCCGTCGGCATCTTCGGCATCCCTACCTACGCCCGAGTCGTGCGAGGCACCGTGCTGTCGGTGAAGCGGCTGGAGTTCGTGGAGGCGAGCCGAGCGTTGGGCGCCGGCCACGCCGCCACCCTGGTGCGCCACGTACTTCGCAACAGTTGGGCGCCAGTGATCGTGCTCACCAGCCTCAACTTCGGCACCGCGGTCCTCACGGCCTCTGCCCTCTCCTTCCTGGGCGTCGGCGTCCAGCCGCCGTCCCCAGAGTGGGGCGGGATCATCGCCGAGGGGCGGCAGTACGTGCGCGTCGCGCCCCACATCACCACCATCACAGGCATCTTCATCTTCGCGACGGTTCTCGGCTTCAACCTCTTGGGAGATGGCCTTCGTGACGCGCTCGATCCCAGGTCGCAGGACCGGTGAAGGAGCAGGCAATGGAACACTTACCATCACTTTCCATCCACCCCGAGGTTGGCGAGATTCGGCCGGTGGAAACGGTATCTGCTCGCCTGCTGCCCAGCCGCCTCACCCACGGGCTCACCCTCAAACACATCCGGCTGGAAGGGGAGAGGTTGCTGCCGGTCGTCCGCATCACGAATGGAGAGTCGGAAGGGTACGGCGAAGCGCCGCCCCTGCCCACCTTCACGGGCGAAGAGGCCGAGGACACGCTCGCCGAAGTCGAGGCGTACCTGCCGCGGCTTGTTGGGGTAGACCCACGAGAAGCCCTGCGGCGGCTTCATTCGGCGGACAATAGCTCTGGTGACTTGGCCCCTGAAGCAGATCCCGCCAACGACCGCTTGAAGGGCACCCTTCGTGCCAGCCTCCCCGCCCGCTGCGCCATCGACCTCGCGCTTCACGACCTGATCGCGCGCAGCCAGAGTGTTCCGCTCCACTCCATCCTCGGAGGCTCGAACAGGGCGTCCGTCACGATCACGAGGGCGATAGGGTTTCACCCTCTCGACCGCACCGTCGAGCTGGCGCGGCGGTACCTCTCAACCGGCGTCACCGCTCTGAAGCTGAAGGTAGGGCGCGAAACTGCAACCGACGCTGCCGTCGTCCGGGCCGTTCGGAAGGAGGTGGGACCGGAGGTCGAGCTGGCGGTGGACGCCAACGAATCGTTGGATACGGCCTCTGCGATCGAACTGGTCGAAGCGTGCAGGGAGGCGAGGCTCGCCTACTTCGAACAGCCCGTAGGGCGCGACGACTACGCCGGCTTGCGAGCTGTGCGCGAAACCGGAGTCAAAGTGCTCGCCGACGAGAGTCTCTTCACCGTGGAGGACGCCCGGCGCTTGCATGAAGCCGGAGCGGTGGACCTCCTTGCCATCAAGTTGATCAAGTGCGGCGGCCTCGCCCCAGCGCTCGAGATCGCACGCTTCGCCGTGAAGCACGACCTGCCGGTCATCGTCATAGACCCTCTGGGCAGCGCCCTAAGCCTGAACCCCGGACTGCACCTCGCAGCTGTCCTGCCCGACCGAGGATACGCCCACGGACTGAGCGCCGGCCTCGACGTCGACGCTCCGCATGCGCCACATCTGCCGCTTATAGGCGGAAGGCTGCAACTCCCTGTTGGACCGGGGAACGGCGCGCGAGTGGTGTGGCCCGGTCCGAACGGCGGTGGCTTGGGTCGCGATGGGGAAACCAGCCCGCAAGCGACAACTCTGAAGCAGGTCAATGACGAAAGGAGCAACAGATGAAACTCGCCTTCGCCACCATCGGTGAGGCCCCCAGGGATGACCTCGTGCCCTTCTTGCGTGAGCAGATTCCTCCCGACATCGAGGTCCTCGAGGATGGAGTGCTGAATCACCTCTCGCAGGAGGAGCGGCTGCAGCTGGACGTGGGAGACGACTCGCTTCACATGGTCACTCGAGACCGCGACGGCAACTCGTACCGCCTCAACTACCAGCGCACCCTCCCGCAGATGCAGAGGGTGGTCGACGGACTCGTCGACAAGGGGGCGGACCTGGTCGTGATCCTCTGCGGCGCCGACTGGACCCCGGTGAAGGCTAGGGTACCGATAGTCAACCCGGGACGACTTTTCCCCAACCTCATCCAGGCTCTGGGTTCGAACGTGAAGCTGGGAATTATCAAACCCGACTCGGGTCAGATCCCCCACACCGAACGTCAGTACCGTGACGAGCTCGGCCTGGATTCAGCGGTCGTGGCGGCCTCACCTTACGTTCCGGAGCGCCTCGACCTTGCCCGCCAAGCCGCCCGCGAACTGTCGACCCAGGGAGTCGAGCTCGTATGGATGACGTGCGTGGGAATGGGCGAGGAGATGCGTTCGGCGGTCAGGAGCGTGCTGCCCGTCCCCACCATCCTCGCCCGCTCGATCCTGGCGAAGGTGATCAACGAACTGCTGACCGACAAAGCGCGGTCTCGAACAGGAGGAGTACCTGCATGACGACGAAGACTAGCGAAGGACTGGACGAGCTGCTGCACCAGGTGTCGGAGGCCAACCTCGACTCCCACCTCGACTGGTGTTCCGGAGTGCGCCGCGACACCGGCGGACCGGGCGAGGAGAAGATGGTCGATTACATCGTCGAGACGCTACGGAAGGACGGCGTGCCGGTCACGGTGCACGAACACGACGCCTACCTCTCCTACCCGCGCCACGCTCTACTCGAGGTATTGGGGCCGGAGCCGATGAAGATCCGCTGCCTCACCCACTCCTTCGCGGCCTCGACAGATCGGAACGGCCTCACGGGTTCCCTTCGCTACCTTCCCGACAAGAACATGAAGGATGGGGCGGGCCGAATCGCCCTGGTGGACGGCCTGGCGATGCCCATCGAGGTGCTCCAGGCGAGCCGCGCCGGGGTGCAGGCGCTCATCTTCGCGAACGCCGACTGGTACATCCACAACATGATCGTCACGACCATCTGGGGAGGGTCCCCCACGCCCGAGCAGGAGGAACGGCTCCCCAGCGTGCCGGTCGTGTCGATCTCAAACGAGGATGGCAGGAAGCTCAAGGCGCTGCTCGAACGGGGTCCGGTCGATATGCGCGTGACGACCGAGGTGGAGACCGGTTGGCAACGAGTGAAGCTGCCGGAAGTGCGCATCCCCGCCAACTCTGACACCGATGAGTTCGTGCTGGTGGGCGGACACTACTGCTCGTGGGAAGTGGGCATTACCGACAACAGCACCGGCGTCGCGGCACTGCTGGAGATCGCGCGGGTTCTCTGGCAGAACCGAAACGACCTCGAGCGGAACGTTCGGGTCGCGTGGTGGCCTGGCCACTCCCATGGCCGCTACGCCGGGAGCACCTGGTATGCGGACCACTTCTTCGAGGATCTCGCCCGCAACTGCCTCGCGTATCACAACATCGACTCGCCCGGCGTCAAGGGAGCCACCAAGTACATCCTCCGTCACACCTCGGCGGAGATCGAGGCGTTCGGCCGGCAGGCGATC contains:
- a CDS encoding IclR family transcriptional regulator encodes the protein MVEAVDRTVNLIEQLAQNPGGIGVANLAKNVGLAGSTTHRYLAALQERGLVEQDEQKNYRLTPRLYLLGLSAAAGFDLERQARVSLERLTKQTGETSCLMIRDGRYSVCVAQTDAHHQLKIAARVGSRQDIRLGATSRLLLAYAPEEEREAILLEPAPRARTKKTVTDPKAIREILDEITEQGYYVSVGEVDEGVLAIAAPVRDRSAEVVAAIALAAPESRLGAPDVLEEAIALVVREAADLSFKLGFVDSSRLRVPTA
- a CDS encoding glutathione ABC transporter substrate-binding protein — protein: MKRLGILLLTALIGIGLAQEDTLRVLLSSELTTLDPQITTDTDSAAVRYQIYNGLLKMTESGEAVPDLAESWEISEDGTQYTFQLRPGVTFHDGAPLNAQAVKASFERLLAEDRDTSASAYFKPIVESVEVVDDLTVRFTLNEPFAPFLNTLAHPAGHIVSPLAIEQYGEELGMHPVGTGPYQFSEWVRGERLVLERFDDYFEGPAPMAAIEYRIIPEAATRVALLETDEADIILRVTPDEAKRLAQNPEIKLETTPTARAMFMAINMTREPFDDKRVRQAINHAVNVREIITALFGEEVPQLDSPLAPGVFGYNPTRTYEFDPERARELLAEAGYEAGDISIDLWSPSGRYVQDATVAQAVAQQLEAFGFDVNLRLFGDFSEYIEVAFVEDRGDMMLLGWSPSTLEAEGGLYQILHGDHANKFANNSGFDNPEFNRLIEEARSMTSEEDRLAAYAQAQEIVMEEAPWLFLYPQPVITAMRANVHDVVILPSEHLVLREAWKE
- a CDS encoding ABC transporter permease; the encoded protein is MYLARRLLEIIPVLFAVTFIVFVSVRLIPGDPARTIAGLEASAETVRAIREDLGLDQPLLSQYVVFLKNAIGGDLGESYYYGTEVVDEVLRRFPATLLLAISGLAVSVLVGMFVGTLSAVNKGSLMDRGTLIFAIGGISMPSFWLALILIIIFAVKLQWLPAGGYGTWQHLVLPAITLGLFGAGTIARLTRSSVLEVLRQDYVRTARSKGLPGQVILLKHALKNALIPVITVLGLQLGAFLSRAVVTETVFGWPGIARLTVTAVLDRDFPLIQGTVLWLAIVFIAANLLVDLVYSLIDPRIRYA
- a CDS encoding ABC transporter permease; the protein is MFRTLWKDPWTIMGGVIVLLFILMAILAPWLAPYDPTLGNILARLEPPSLEHWFGTDGLGRDLFSRVIYGARLSAIVGFSSVMFSGALGIFMGAVAGYFEGWTDTLVGRSVDTMLAFPGILLAILVLAVLGPGLTSVIIAVGIFGIPTYARVVRGTVLSVKRLEFVEASRALGAGHAATLVRHVLRNSWAPVIVLTSLNFGTAVLTASALSFLGVGVQPPSPEWGGIIAEGRQYVRVAPHITTITGIFIFATVLGFNLLGDGLRDALDPRSQDR
- a CDS encoding enolase C-terminal domain-like protein → METVSARLLPSRLTHGLTLKHIRLEGERLLPVVRITNGESEGYGEAPPLPTFTGEEAEDTLAEVEAYLPRLVGVDPREALRRLHSADNSSGDLAPEADPANDRLKGTLRASLPARCAIDLALHDLIARSQSVPLHSILGGSNRASVTITRAIGFHPLDRTVELARRYLSTGVTALKLKVGRETATDAAVVRAVRKEVGPEVELAVDANESLDTASAIELVEACREARLAYFEQPVGRDDYAGLRAVRETGVKVLADESLFTVEDARRLHEAGAVDLLAIKLIKCGGLAPALEIARFAVKHDLPVIVIDPLGSALSLNPGLHLAAVLPDRGYAHGLSAGLDVDAPHAPHLPLIGGRLQLPVGPGNGARVVWPGPNGGGLGRDGETSPQATTLKQVNDERSNR
- a CDS encoding AroM family protein, which codes for MKLAFATIGEAPRDDLVPFLREQIPPDIEVLEDGVLNHLSQEERLQLDVGDDSLHMVTRDRDGNSYRLNYQRTLPQMQRVVDGLVDKGADLVVILCGADWTPVKARVPIVNPGRLFPNLIQALGSNVKLGIIKPDSGQIPHTERQYRDELGLDSAVVAASPYVPERLDLARQAARELSTQGVELVWMTCVGMGEEMRSAVRSVLPVPTILARSILAKVINELLTDKARSRTGGVPA
- a CDS encoding M28 family metallopeptidase; protein product: MTTKTSEGLDELLHQVSEANLDSHLDWCSGVRRDTGGPGEEKMVDYIVETLRKDGVPVTVHEHDAYLSYPRHALLEVLGPEPMKIRCLTHSFAASTDRNGLTGSLRYLPDKNMKDGAGRIALVDGLAMPIEVLQASRAGVQALIFANADWYIHNMIVTTIWGGSPTPEQEERLPSVPVVSISNEDGRKLKALLERGPVDMRVTTEVETGWQRVKLPEVRIPANSDTDEFVLVGGHYCSWEVGITDNSTGVAALLEIARVLWQNRNDLERNVRVAWWPGHSHGRYAGSTWYADHFFEDLARNCLAYHNIDSPGVKGATKYILRHTSAEIEAFGRQAIESFTEQRDPEVHRPSRAADQSFLANGVPSCSLYSFLPDGHPDRKPWTGGCAGAWWWHTEHDTRDKADTAILAKDVRLSLGFVTRLANAEVFPFDFHLLARETRQFLTDVAEAAGSELDMERTLALADELIAATKGLNDRLAQVEPARANEKLRRLARTLLPLVYTSDGRYVHEAADITPMMSTHRASMYPGVNRAFGLSKLEGTPEHGFLLTKLRRQVNRFNDSLAAAVELATEYTPAGT